From Bos mutus isolate GX-2022 chromosome 5, NWIPB_WYAK_1.1, whole genome shotgun sequence, one genomic window encodes:
- the LOC102265988 gene encoding LOW QUALITY PROTEIN: taste receptor type 2 member 10-like (The sequence of the model RefSeq protein was modified relative to this genomic sequence to represent the inferred CDS: inserted 1 base in 1 codon), which produces MGPENVVMLEGNGFIGFISCIDGMKNKKISTISFILAGLATARVCLIWTIVTDGFLKLCSPDVHSSGDLIEYNGYLWIVMNQSSIWFATCLSIFYFLKISSFSHCIFLWLKGRLNMVVFLLLGCLLISWLVTFPHFVKIVNDDKXENKNTVWSMDMHKGELFGKQIWLHLGVILLFIQYLIICVLLLTSLWRHNRRMQSNATGFSDPSTEAHIKAMKVLVSFIILFILNFVGTAIQISSVTVPENKLLFIFGMTTTVLYLWGHSLTLILGNRKLKQASLRVLKSLKCWEKEKLLRTP; this is translated from the exons GGAATGGATTTATTGGATTTATAAGCTGCATTGATGGTATGAAAAACAAGAAGATCTCTACTATCAGCTTTATTCTCGCTGGCTTAGCAACTGCCAGAGTTTGCCTGATATGGACAATAGTTACTGATGGATTTTTAAAGTTATGCTCTCCAGATGTACATTCCTCTGGGGACCTAATTGAATATAATGGTTACTTGTGGATAGTGATGAATCAATCAAGTATCTGGTTTGCTACCTGCCTCAGCATCTTCTATTTCCTGAAGATATCTAGTTTTTCCCACTGCATCTTTCTCTGGTTGAAGGGTAGACTCAACAtggttgttttccttcttttgggATGCTTGCTTATTTCATGGTTAGTTACTTTTCCACATTTTGTGAAGATTGTTAATgatgata aggaaaataaaaacacagtctGGTCAATGGATATGCATAAAGGTGAactctttggaaaacaaatttgGCTGCATCTTGGTGTCATTCTCCTTTTTATACAATACCTGATTATATGTGTCTTGTTGCTCACTTCTCTTTGGAGACACAACAGGAGGATGCAATCGAATGCCACAGGATTCAGTGACCCCAGTACAGAAGCACATATCAAAGCGATGAAAGTCTTGGTGTCTTTTATCATCCTCTTTATCTTGAATTTTGTAGGTACTGCCATACAAATATCAAGTGTGACAGTGCCTGAAAAcaaactgctttttatttttggtatgaCAACCACAGTCCTCTATCTCTGGGGTCACTCGCTTACCCTAATTCTAGGAAATAGGAAGCTCAAGCAAGCCTCTTTGAGAGTACTGAAGTCATTAAAGTGCTGGGAAAAAGAGAAACTTCTCAGAACTCCTTGA